The Flavobacterium praedii genome window below encodes:
- a CDS encoding NAD(P)H-dependent glycerol-3-phosphate dehydrogenase yields the protein MADNLKFAVIGGGSWATAIAKMLCVNLPEIAWYMRNDAAIEHIKTHKHNPNYLSSVEFDNAKLKLTNDINEAVAYADYIIFAIPSAFLDGELAKLTVSLKDKIIFSAIKGIVPETSLIVGEHFHFQYDIPYYNIGVITGPCHAEEVALERLSYLTIACGDPAKASIVAKNLSGNYIKAKITDDIIGTEYAAMLKNIYAIAAGIAHGLGYGDNFQSVIMSNAIREMKKFIKKVHKMKRNINDSAYLGDLLVTGYSVFSRNRMFGNMIGKGYTVKSAQMEMSMVAEGYYAVKSAYKLNQGYGAKTPIIDAVYAILYEGKEAKTVFKKLTEELD from the coding sequence ATGGCCGATAATTTAAAATTTGCAGTAATTGGTGGTGGGAGCTGGGCAACTGCTATAGCAAAAATGTTGTGCGTAAATCTTCCTGAGATTGCATGGTATATGCGAAATGATGCTGCAATAGAACACATTAAAACACACAAACACAATCCAAATTATTTAAGTTCTGTTGAGTTTGACAACGCAAAACTCAAACTTACCAATGATATAAACGAAGCGGTTGCATACGCAGATTATATTATTTTTGCTATACCGTCTGCTTTCTTAGATGGTGAATTAGCAAAATTAACTGTTTCCCTAAAAGACAAAATAATTTTTTCTGCCATAAAAGGAATTGTTCCTGAAACCAGTTTGATTGTTGGTGAACATTTTCATTTTCAATATGACATTCCGTATTACAATATTGGTGTAATTACCGGTCCTTGTCACGCAGAAGAAGTTGCTTTGGAAAGACTATCTTACTTAACCATTGCTTGTGGCGATCCTGCAAAAGCTTCGATTGTTGCCAAAAATTTATCAGGTAATTATATCAAAGCAAAAATTACTGATGACATTATCGGAACCGAATATGCCGCAATGCTTAAAAACATTTACGCCATTGCCGCTGGTATTGCACATGGATTAGGTTATGGTGATAATTTTCAATCGGTTATCATGAGTAATGCAATTCGGGAGATGAAAAAATTCATCAAGAAAGTGCATAAAATGAAGCGAAATATCAATGATTCGGCTTATTTGGGCGATTTATTGGTTACGGGTTATTCTGTTTTTTCGAGAAATAGAATGTTTGGTAATATGATTGGAAAAGGATACACAGTAAAATCGGCACAAATGGAAATGAGTATGGTTGCCGAAGGCTATTATGCCGTAAAAAGTGCTTATAAACTCAACCAAGGTTATGGAGCCAAAACACCAATAATCGATGCTGTTTATGCTATTTTATATGAAGGAAAAGAAGCTAAAACGGTATTTAAAAAATTGACTGAGGAATTGGATTAA
- a CDS encoding iron-containing alcohol dehydrogenase, with protein sequence MLNFELYNPTKLVFGKGQIEKLPTLIPANAKILLAYGGGSIFKNGIHEQVRKSLEGYEIVEFGGIEANPHFETLMKAVAIIREQKIDFILAVGGGSVIDGVKFISAAVPFEGDPIDILKKRIIFKEGSNVIPFGTVLTLPATGSEMNSGSVVTIAATQEKLDFGGAALFPKFSICDPTVIASLPKRQLQNGVVDAYTHVLEQYLTYVHEGYLQDRIAESILQTLLQIGPDVVEKPTDYALASNFMWSCTMALNGLIQKGVPSDWATHMIGHELTALYGIDHARTLAIIGPNLYKVMFETKKRKLAQYGKRVFNLTGTEEEIALAAIDKTVAFFHTMGMKTLLSENAENIEKTADFIVDRFEKRGWKALGEKQNITLEKVKEIVTMSY encoded by the coding sequence ATGTTAAATTTCGAATTATACAATCCTACCAAATTGGTTTTTGGAAAAGGACAAATAGAAAAATTACCAACACTGATTCCTGCCAATGCAAAAATTCTTCTTGCATATGGTGGAGGAAGTATTTTTAAAAATGGAATCCACGAGCAAGTTCGCAAAAGTTTGGAAGGATATGAAATTGTTGAATTTGGAGGAATTGAAGCCAATCCACATTTTGAGACTTTGATGAAAGCCGTTGCAATCATCAGAGAACAAAAAATTGATTTTATTCTAGCTGTTGGTGGCGGAAGCGTTATTGACGGAGTAAAATTTATTTCGGCAGCCGTTCCTTTTGAAGGAGACCCAATTGATATTCTTAAAAAGAGAATTATTTTTAAAGAAGGATCAAATGTAATTCCGTTTGGTACCGTATTAACTTTGCCTGCAACGGGAAGTGAAATGAATTCGGGATCCGTGGTAACTATTGCTGCTACTCAAGAAAAATTAGATTTTGGAGGTGCGGCTTTATTTCCAAAGTTTTCAATTTGTGATCCAACGGTAATTGCTTCTTTACCAAAAAGACAATTGCAAAATGGAGTTGTAGATGCGTATACACACGTTCTCGAACAATATCTAACGTATGTACACGAAGGATATCTGCAAGATCGAATTGCGGAAAGTATTTTGCAAACCTTACTTCAAATAGGACCAGATGTAGTAGAAAAACCAACCGATTATGCTTTGGCTTCTAATTTTATGTGGAGTTGTACGATGGCATTGAACGGTTTGATACAAAAAGGAGTTCCAAGTGATTGGGCTACTCACATGATTGGTCATGAATTGACAGCACTTTACGGAATTGACCATGCCCGTACATTGGCTATTATAGGACCAAACTTATACAAAGTTATGTTTGAAACTAAAAAACGAAAATTAGCACAATACGGAAAACGCGTATTCAATTTAACGGGTACTGAAGAAGAAATTGCTTTGGCTGCCATAGATAAAACTGTAGCTTTCTTTCATACAATGGGAATGAAAACCTTGTTATCTGAAAATGCAGAAAATATCGAAAAAACAGCTGATTTTATAGTGGACCGTTTTGAGAAAAGAGGCTGGAAAGCTCTAGGAGAAAAGCAAAATATTACTTTAGAAAAAGTGAAAGAAATTGTAACGATGAGTTATTAA
- a CDS encoding type 1 glutamine amidotransferase domain-containing protein, with protein sequence MRKITVLTILALTVSCFIATAQKQNNKKMKKVLFVVTSHDQLGNTGEKTGFWTEELAAPYYALLDQGVAIDIATPKGGQPPIDPKSADPASATEDTKRFDADTVLLEKLKNTKKLADVNQADYDAVFYPGGHGPLWDLVENATSIALISDFYTHKKPVAFVCHAPAALKNVKVNGQFLVKGKKVTGFANTEEEAVGLTKIVPFLLEDALQTNGATYSKVADWHPYAVEDGLLITGQNPASSKLVAEKLLAQLNSKK encoded by the coding sequence ATGAGGAAAATAACCGTATTAACAATTCTAGCATTAACCGTAAGTTGCTTTATAGCAACAGCACAAAAACAAAATAACAAAAAGATGAAAAAAGTATTATTTGTAGTTACAAGTCATGATCAATTGGGTAACACAGGAGAAAAAACAGGATTTTGGACAGAAGAATTGGCTGCTCCTTATTATGCATTGTTGGACCAAGGTGTAGCAATAGACATTGCCACTCCAAAGGGAGGACAACCTCCAATTGACCCAAAAAGTGCTGATCCAGCATCGGCAACCGAAGACACCAAACGATTTGATGCTGACACCGTTTTATTGGAAAAACTAAAAAATACCAAAAAATTAGCAGACGTAAATCAAGCTGATTATGATGCGGTTTTTTACCCAGGAGGTCACGGTCCACTTTGGGATTTGGTTGAGAATGCAACTTCTATTGCTTTGATTTCAGATTTTTATACTCATAAAAAACCAGTTGCTTTTGTTTGTCATGCACCAGCAGCTTTGAAAAATGTAAAGGTAAATGGCCAATTTTTGGTGAAAGGAAAAAAAGTAACTGGATTCGCTAATACCGAAGAAGAAGCAGTTGGATTAACTAAAATTGTTCCATTCTTATTAGAAGATGCATTACAAACCAATGGCGCAACTTATAGCAAAGTAGCCGATTGGCATCCTTATGCAGTAGAAGATGGTTTACTAATTACGGGTCAAAATCCTGCTTCGTCAAAATTAGTTGCTGAAAAATTATTAGCTCAATTGAATTCAAAAAAATAA
- a CDS encoding LysR family transcriptional regulator, whose product MVNLEWYRTFKSVYKNGNFSLAAKELFISQPAVSQQIVMLEAHVGYKLFNRKSKGVEPTEYAKLLNNLIIDALDRLENVENGFRAKAFNANRLLSVGISRHLMSSIGSALIAKFDFIDFTFHTNDALFDLVNSKKLDFAIVTKKFDTFDTLQKKVGEIKQIIVGSNNIDLSSIQQNCKINDYVSVENWLNDQKWYSHDAGIPHIKLFWLHVFAKKRPSMVANYIIPSEYEMLEILSKNTGVAVTWNINAKNLIQENKLQLIWDSKEMPTTDMFLLSGKNDNLSAIFQDIETELKAVLI is encoded by the coding sequence ATGGTTAATCTAGAGTGGTACCGAACGTTTAAATCGGTGTATAAAAACGGAAATTTTTCTTTGGCTGCCAAAGAATTATTTATCAGTCAACCAGCAGTAAGTCAGCAAATAGTGATGTTGGAGGCACATGTGGGTTACAAACTTTTCAATCGAAAGTCCAAGGGGGTTGAACCGACAGAATATGCTAAGTTACTCAATAATTTAATCATTGATGCCTTAGATCGACTGGAAAATGTAGAAAATGGTTTTCGAGCTAAGGCTTTCAATGCCAATCGTTTATTGTCGGTCGGTATTTCCAGACATTTAATGAGCAGTATTGGGAGCGCATTGATTGCCAAATTTGATTTTATCGATTTTACATTCCATACTAATGATGCGCTGTTTGATTTGGTGAATTCCAAAAAACTTGATTTTGCTATAGTAACCAAGAAATTTGACACTTTTGATACGCTTCAAAAAAAGGTGGGTGAAATCAAACAAATTATCGTGGGTTCAAACAATATTGATCTTTCGAGCATCCAACAAAATTGTAAGATCAATGATTATGTTTCCGTTGAAAATTGGCTTAACGATCAAAAATGGTACAGTCATGATGCTGGAATTCCGCATATTAAATTATTTTGGTTGCATGTTTTTGCCAAAAAAAGACCTTCGATGGTAGCCAATTATATTATTCCATCCGAATATGAAATGCTTGAAATCCTCAGCAAAAACACAGGTGTTGCAGTTACCTGGAATATCAATGCGAAAAATTTGATCCAAGAAAATAAATTGCAATTGATCTGGGACAGCAAAGAAATGCCCACTACCGATATGTTTTTATTGTCGGGAAAAAATGATAATTTGAGTGCTATTTTTCAGGATATTGAAACTGAATTAAAAGCAGTTTTAATCTAA
- the nadD gene encoding nicotinate (nicotinamide) nucleotide adenylyltransferase, translating to MKIGLYFGTFNPIHVGHLIIANHMAEHADLDQVWMVVTPHNPLKKKSTLLDDYHRLQMVHLATEDFPKIKPSDIEFKLSQPNYTVHTLAHLQEKHPDHQFSLIMGEDNLKSLHKWKNFEVIMAHHDIYVYPRISSETDTSLKDELVHQNSDLKNHPKVHMIDAPVVEISSTFIRENVKRGKNVQPLLPHKVWEYIDHNNFYRK from the coding sequence ATGAAAATCGGACTTTATTTCGGAACGTTTAATCCCATTCATGTTGGGCATCTTATCATTGCCAATCACATGGCCGAACATGCCGATTTGGATCAGGTCTGGATGGTGGTTACGCCACACAATCCACTGAAAAAGAAAAGCACTTTACTCGATGACTATCACCGTTTACAAATGGTGCATCTTGCCACCGAAGATTTTCCTAAAATAAAACCTTCGGACATAGAGTTCAAATTATCACAACCCAACTATACCGTTCATACTTTAGCACATTTACAGGAAAAACATCCAGATCACCAGTTTTCCTTGATTATGGGAGAAGACAATTTAAAGTCATTACACAAATGGAAAAACTTTGAAGTGATTATGGCACACCATGATATTTATGTATATCCCCGCATTTCTTCCGAAACTGACACAAGCCTTAAAGACGAGCTAGTGCATCAAAATTCGGATTTGAAAAACCATCCCAAAGTACACATGATAGATGCTCCTGTTGTGGAAATATCTTCGACTTTTATTCGAGAAAATGTTAAGAGAGGAAAAAATGTTCAGCCTCTTTTACCTCATAAAGTTTGGGAATATATTGATCATAATAATTTTTATAGAAAGTAG
- the gmk gene encoding guanylate kinase, translated as MKKGKLIVFSAPSGSGKTTIVRHLLGKEDLNLEFSISAATREARGEEVNGKDYYFMSLEEFKKHIKAEDFVEWEEVYRDNFYGTLKSEVERIWAKGKNVIFDIDVAGGLRIKHKFPEETLAVFVKPPSVDELKRRLKERSTESDDKINMRIAKASVELATAPQFDVIIKNYDLPVALEEAYQLVKNFVNK; from the coding sequence ATGAAGAAAGGAAAATTAATCGTATTCTCGGCACCATCGGGATCAGGAAAAACAACCATAGTTAGACATTTATTAGGAAAAGAAGATTTGAATTTAGAATTTTCGATTTCGGCAGCTACACGGGAAGCACGTGGCGAAGAAGTAAATGGCAAGGATTATTACTTTATGTCTTTGGAAGAGTTTAAAAAACACATCAAGGCCGAAGATTTTGTAGAATGGGAAGAAGTCTACAGAGATAATTTCTACGGTACATTAAAAAGCGAAGTAGAACGCATTTGGGCCAAAGGAAAAAACGTGATTTTTGATATTGACGTTGCAGGCGGATTACGCATCAAGCATAAATTTCCTGAGGAAACTTTGGCTGTTTTTGTTAAACCTCCAAGTGTTGATGAACTCAAAAGAAGATTAAAGGAGCGCTCTACCGAAAGTGATGACAAAATCAATATGCGTATTGCAAAAGCTTCAGTAGAACTGGCTACTGCGCCACAATTTGATGTAATTATCAAAAATTATGATTTACCAGTTGCTCTGGAAGAAGCGTATCAATTGGTGAAGAATTTTGTAAACAAATAA
- a CDS encoding YicC/YloC family endoribonuclease — MIQSMTGFGKATLQLPSKKITVEVKSLNSKGLDLNVRMPSLYREMELGLRNQIALKLERGKVDFSIFIESTAEQTSTKVNVPIVKAYINQLREVYANADETELMKMAVRMPDTMKIEREEIDENDWVQIQTVIEEALQNILNFRKDEGQSLENEFQLRIGNIRQYMTEALALDPERVQAIKDRLQTAITELKVNVDENRFEQELIYYLEKLDITEEKVRLTNHLDYFLETINGTEANGRKLGFITQEMGREINTMGSKSNHAQMQKLVVQMKDELEKIKEQVLNVL, encoded by the coding sequence ATGATACAATCGATGACTGGTTTTGGTAAAGCTACTTTGCAATTACCTTCCAAAAAAATTACAGTAGAAGTAAAATCTTTAAACAGTAAAGGTTTGGATTTAAATGTACGAATGCCTTCTCTATATCGCGAAATGGAATTGGGTTTACGCAACCAAATCGCACTGAAACTAGAAAGAGGTAAAGTAGATTTTTCTATTTTTATCGAAAGTACCGCTGAACAAACTTCGACCAAGGTTAATGTGCCTATCGTAAAAGCATACATCAATCAATTGAGAGAAGTATATGCCAATGCCGATGAAACCGAGTTGATGAAAATGGCCGTGCGCATGCCTGACACCATGAAAATTGAACGCGAGGAAATCGACGAAAATGACTGGGTACAAATTCAAACCGTAATCGAAGAAGCGTTACAAAATATTTTGAATTTCCGTAAAGACGAAGGTCAATCTCTAGAAAACGAATTTCAATTGCGTATCGGGAATATTCGTCAATATATGACCGAAGCTTTGGCACTGGATCCTGAGCGTGTTCAAGCGATAAAAGACCGTTTGCAAACTGCCATAACAGAATTGAAAGTCAATGTAGATGAAAACCGTTTTGAGCAAGAATTGATTTACTATCTAGAGAAACTGGACATCACCGAAGAGAAAGTACGTTTGACCAATCATTTGGATTATTTCCTGGAAACTATCAACGGAACCGAAGCCAACGGTAGAAAACTAGGATTCATTACCCAAGAAATGGGTCGTGAAATCAACACTATGGGATCGAAATCGAACCATGCGCAGATGCAAAAATTAGTGGTTCAGATGAAAGACGAATTGGAAAAAATTAAAGAACAAGTATTGAATGTACTATAA
- a CDS encoding DMT family transporter, whose translation MSKRNLALIGATIVSIIYGITFTIAKDVMPKYIDAYGFILMRAGGSMLLFWLVWLFMPKEKIALNDFPRIIAAAFFGVAFNMLTFFKGLSLTSPISAAVIMVSTPMIVLVLSAIIIKERMKKRMVLGIVLGLIGTASLILYGKSIGDTSQSGLGNFLVLVNAISYGFYLIIVKKLMNKYSAFTFVKWIYLFGFVMVLPFGWSQFSTVDWTIVPTAIYWKIGFVVVISTFLTYLLNLLSMKELKPTTVAVFIYLQPLFATIFAISLGKDTLSLVKIGSALLIFTGVYLVTQKPPNPRRGNFKTS comes from the coding sequence ATGTCTAAAAGAAATCTTGCCTTAATTGGCGCCACTATAGTTTCTATAATTTACGGCATCACTTTTACCATTGCCAAAGATGTAATGCCAAAATACATCGATGCCTACGGATTCATCCTTATGCGCGCTGGAGGTTCCATGCTTTTGTTTTGGTTGGTTTGGCTTTTTATGCCTAAAGAAAAAATTGCACTGAATGATTTTCCTCGAATAATTGCTGCTGCATTTTTTGGAGTTGCCTTTAATATGCTGACTTTTTTCAAAGGGTTAAGCTTAACCTCTCCTATTTCGGCCGCGGTCATTATGGTTTCTACACCAATGATTGTCTTGGTACTTTCGGCCATTATTATAAAGGAACGCATGAAAAAAAGAATGGTATTGGGAATTGTTCTTGGTTTGATCGGAACGGCATCTCTTATACTTTATGGAAAATCCATTGGCGATACTTCGCAATCTGGATTGGGCAACTTTCTGGTTTTGGTCAATGCTATTTCATATGGATTCTATCTGATTATAGTAAAGAAATTAATGAATAAATACAGTGCTTTTACATTTGTAAAATGGATTTATTTATTTGGTTTTGTAATGGTTTTGCCTTTTGGATGGAGTCAATTTTCAACTGTTGATTGGACTATTGTTCCAACAGCTATTTACTGGAAAATAGGTTTTGTGGTCGTAATTTCTACCTTCTTAACTTATTTGTTAAATTTACTTTCGATGAAAGAATTAAAACCAACCACAGTAGCCGTTTTCATTTACTTGCAACCCTTATTTGCCACCATTTTTGCCATTAGTTTAGGTAAAGACACCTTGAGTTTAGTTAAGATCGGTTCCGCTCTATTAATATTTACTGGAGTTTATTTGGTAACACAGAAGCCCCCTAACCCCCGAAGGGGGAATTTCAAGACTTCTTAA